One genomic segment of Bdellovibrionales bacterium includes these proteins:
- a CDS encoding PAS domain S-box protein produces MPLTKSLFDSTGENSSYKMQDLYHCLQHIPGMVFVTDLEANITFINKTIRPYKNEDVVGTNVFDYARPDDIIVIKEAFQKAIHTGQITTYEAGTSTGLPFTWFAAQVKPLFEKGRVSHLLILLTEITDRRKAELALKESQSRYDEIVSNIPGMVYQFFRSKKGKYRLVFASERIWDIFHVTRADATRNIANIFRLIHQDDLKDFFLSIETSYRKVSSWKAEFRIVLPNNDIRWLRGSSSPRKSSNGQTLWNGVLIDITAEKNNEEKRLLLEKQLQQTQKMEALGTLARGIAHDFNNFLQIISMSIELADQDNTLCEKSKVYLEKALSACVRGRQLIHQILSYSRNEKIEKTSFDMSSITCDFVSMFRSSIPTEIVFDSSIEPSLTLLGNISQVQQILLNLLTNSLYAMKENEGHLRLSLRKNHIGHEDSKDLGLPPGQYAELLVVDNGHGMSPDKLERIFDPFFTTKPKGEGTGLGLFVILGIVKSHGGNIYARSLPYKETCFRVLLPLHLADSSI; encoded by the coding sequence ATGCCTTTAACAAAATCTTTATTTGATAGTACGGGCGAGAATTCAAGCTATAAAATGCAAGACCTGTATCATTGCCTTCAACACATCCCAGGCATGGTTTTTGTCACCGACCTCGAGGCCAATATAACCTTTATTAACAAGACGATTCGCCCCTACAAGAACGAGGATGTCGTTGGAACCAACGTGTTCGATTATGCAAGGCCTGATGACATAATAGTCATTAAGGAGGCATTTCAAAAAGCTATCCATACTGGTCAAATTACCACCTACGAAGCAGGAACCTCTACTGGCCTGCCCTTTACCTGGTTTGCAGCTCAAGTAAAACCTCTGTTTGAAAAAGGTCGAGTCTCTCATCTACTCATTTTATTGACTGAGATCACTGATCGCCGAAAGGCCGAATTGGCTTTAAAAGAAAGTCAATCAAGGTACGACGAGATAGTCTCCAATATACCCGGGATGGTTTATCAGTTTTTCCGTTCAAAGAAAGGCAAATATCGTCTGGTTTTTGCTAGCGAGCGAATCTGGGACATTTTTCATGTCACGAGAGCTGATGCAACAAGAAATATCGCAAATATTTTTCGACTGATTCATCAGGACGATCTGAAAGATTTTTTTCTTAGCATTGAGACCTCATATCGTAAAGTGTCTAGTTGGAAAGCTGAATTCAGGATCGTCTTGCCTAATAATGATATTCGTTGGCTTCGCGGCTCATCAAGTCCACGCAAGTCGTCCAACGGTCAAACTTTATGGAATGGAGTCCTGATTGATATCACGGCAGAAAAAAATAACGAAGAGAAACGGCTGCTTTTAGAAAAGCAGCTTCAGCAAACTCAAAAAATGGAGGCCTTGGGTACCCTCGCCCGTGGCATTGCTCATGATTTCAATAACTTTCTTCAAATCATTTCTATGTCTATAGAATTGGCTGATCAGGATAACACCTTATGTGAAAAATCCAAAGTCTATTTGGAAAAGGCACTTTCTGCCTGCGTGCGCGGACGCCAACTCATTCATCAAATTCTGTCGTACAGCCGCAATGAAAAAATTGAAAAAACGTCTTTTGATATGAGTTCGATCACTTGCGATTTTGTAAGTATGTTTCGCTCTAGTATCCCTACCGAGATTGTCTTTGATTCTTCCATTGAACCCTCCCTCACTCTCCTCGGAAACATTTCTCAAGTTCAGCAAATTCTGCTCAATTTATTGACAAATTCTCTTTATGCCATGAAAGAGAACGAAGGGCATCTGAGACTCTCTTTAAGAAAAAATCATATTGGACACGAAGATTCAAAGGATCTCGGTCTCCCCCCCGGACAATATGCCGAGCTCCTTGTCGTCGATAACGGTCATGGTATGAGTCCAGACAAACTAGAACGTATTTTTGATCCCTTTTTTACGACCAAACCAAAAGGAGAAGGAACTGGACTCGGACTTTTTGTCATCCTTGGCATCGTAAAATCTCATGGGGGCAATATTTATGCTCGCAGTCTGCCTTATAAGGAAACTTGCTTCCGAGTCCTTTTACCACTGCACCTCGCAGATTCATCTATTTGA
- a CDS encoding ChaN family lipoprotein — protein sequence MAATYSDNQIYDGSSLRLKSLEEALSQVGPGSILIISELHDNPSHHQHQMEVLQHIKKGFHKGLSLGMEFFDYTKQDTVYDFLSGNIQDSEFLTSIEWGGIPWSYYRPLVLFPPGAGGTTLALNAPKGITAKVKRTGVESLTADEIALLPPNWSLGNKNYFERFRETILRGGHSIPQESIARYFEAQSIWDETMAWRAVSYMEKFPQQILIILVGDFHAAYGGGLPDKIRNRGWAKTLVISQVAISEMEESEIEQTMMPHARYGSRAEYIWIGNN from the coding sequence ATGGCTGCGACCTATTCTGACAACCAGATTTATGATGGCTCTTCACTCAGGCTAAAGAGCCTCGAAGAAGCTTTGAGTCAGGTCGGCCCTGGCAGCATCCTTATAATCTCAGAATTACATGACAACCCATCTCACCATCAGCACCAGATGGAGGTTCTTCAGCACATAAAAAAAGGCTTCCACAAGGGACTCAGTCTTGGCATGGAGTTTTTTGACTATACCAAACAGGACACAGTGTATGACTTTCTCAGCGGAAACATACAAGACAGTGAATTTTTGACTTCTATCGAATGGGGTGGCATTCCCTGGAGCTATTACCGCCCCTTGGTTCTATTTCCTCCTGGTGCAGGAGGCACAACCTTGGCCTTAAACGCTCCAAAGGGGATCACAGCAAAGGTGAAGAGAACAGGAGTAGAAAGCTTAACTGCTGATGAGATCGCCCTTCTTCCCCCGAATTGGTCTCTTGGAAACAAAAACTATTTTGAACGATTTCGAGAAACTATCCTTCGCGGTGGACACAGTATTCCACAAGAATCCATTGCCAGATACTTCGAGGCCCAGAGTATCTGGGATGAAACGATGGCTTGGCGAGCCGTGAGTTATATGGAAAAATTCCCTCAACAAATTTTGATCATCCTTGTGGGTGATTTCCACGCCGCCTACGGAGGAGGCCTACCTGACAAAATCCGAAATCGCGGATGGGCCAAGACCCTCGTCATTTCGCAAGTTGCAATCAGCGAAATGGAAGAATCAGAAATCGAACAAACCATGATGCCTCACGCAAGGTATGGCTCTAGAGCAGAGTATATTTGGATCGGAAACAATTAA
- a CDS encoding helix-turn-helix transcriptional regulator, whose protein sequence is MSTLSMASVTFHERLRTLRKAKGLTMREMARRVGVPETTYREWEVGRAIQGEPYVRMAQALEVSLTELLTGTRPEQAQLLSEIEAMEEGFKQLKNKLNAML, encoded by the coding sequence ATGTCAACTTTATCCATGGCATCCGTTACATTTCATGAACGATTGAGAACACTGCGAAAGGCCAAGGGCCTCACAATGCGAGAAATGGCCCGCCGAGTGGGCGTCCCAGAAACAACCTATCGAGAGTGGGAAGTGGGAAGGGCCATTCAGGGAGAGCCATACGTCAGAATGGCCCAAGCTCTTGAGGTAAGTCTGACCGAATTGCTCACAGGCACCCGACCCGAGCAAGCACAGCTTCTTTCAGAAATTGAAGCCATGGAAGAGGGATTCAAACAACTCAAAAACAAACTCAATGCAATGTTATAG
- a CDS encoding deoxyhypusine synthase family protein, giving the protein MSGPISQFIDTHYRHFNAKTLRWAAEAYVDHTKNGGKILVTLAGAMSTAELGKSLAEMIRKDQVHAISCTGANLEEDVFNLVAHNHYKQIKDFRSLTKDDEHKLFLEGYNRVTDTCIPEDKAFKAIHSHIKRVIQEAESKDQRFFPHEIFYQLFERKMLDNSFHIDPKDSWLYAAWERKLPIFVPGWEDSTMGNHFAASCLSGDFKSPNTVKNGIEYMMYISEWYRSTTAKSSLGFFQIGGGIAGDFPICVVPMLEKDLELEDVRKWGYFCQISDSTTSYGSYSGAFPNEKITWGKLTKDTPSFIVESDATIVAPLMFAYILGW; this is encoded by the coding sequence ATGTCAGGCCCGATCAGCCAGTTTATTGACACCCACTATCGCCATTTTAACGCAAAGACTTTGCGATGGGCGGCTGAAGCCTACGTCGATCACACAAAAAATGGAGGGAAAATCCTTGTTACTCTCGCAGGCGCGATGAGCACGGCAGAATTGGGTAAGTCCCTGGCTGAGATGATTCGTAAAGATCAGGTCCACGCCATTTCGTGCACGGGAGCTAATCTCGAAGAAGATGTTTTCAATTTAGTTGCTCATAACCACTACAAACAAATTAAAGATTTTCGTAGTTTGACTAAAGATGACGAGCACAAGCTCTTTCTCGAAGGCTACAATCGAGTGACCGACACCTGCATTCCTGAAGACAAGGCCTTCAAGGCCATTCATTCACACATTAAGCGAGTCATTCAGGAGGCTGAGTCCAAGGATCAACGTTTTTTTCCTCATGAAATATTTTACCAGCTGTTTGAAAGAAAAATGCTGGATAACAGTTTTCATATAGATCCCAAAGATTCATGGCTGTATGCCGCGTGGGAAAGGAAACTTCCTATCTTTGTTCCTGGATGGGAAGACTCAACAATGGGAAACCACTTTGCAGCAAGCTGCCTATCCGGAGATTTCAAAAGTCCCAATACGGTCAAAAATGGGATTGAGTATATGATGTATATCTCTGAGTGGTATCGTTCAACGACAGCTAAATCTAGCCTTGGTTTTTTTCAGATAGGCGGTGGAATTGCTGGCGACTTTCCAATCTGTGTTGTTCCCATGCTAGAAAAGGATTTAGAACTAGAGGATGTTCGAAAATGGGGATACTTCTGTCAGATCAGTGATTCGACAACAAGCTACGGTTCTTATTCAGGCGCCTTTCCAAACGAAAAAATCACATGGGGTAAGCTCACCAAAGACACACCCAGCTTTATCGTTGAGAGTGATGCCACAATTGTCGCTCCCCTCATGTTCGCTTATATTCTTGGTTGGTAG
- a CDS encoding YhdH/YhfP family quinone oxidoreductase translates to MIPSSFSCYRISSPGGKIQGRLEPCHIDELSQGEVVIKTHYSSINYKDALAATGKGKILKKFPLIGGIDVSGEIIASQGPQFTAGQLVLVTGCGLGEVSDGGYSEYVRVPAAWVVPLSDGLTPKEAMILGTAGFTAALCLSRLEANGQKPDMGPLLVTGASGGVGMTAIQILSQSGYEVIAVSGKQEAGDLLKSLGANEVISPFELNLGNRPLEKVRWAGAIDNVGGSLLSRLLAHIHLWGNIASVGMAEDFQLNTTVFPMILRGVSLLGISSTNCPAKLRLELWNKLSTEWKPKLLSLIHCQTLRLRDLEGGFEKILERRNIGRILVSFRPE, encoded by the coding sequence ATGATTCCCTCCTCCTTTTCATGCTACCGAATTTCTAGCCCAGGAGGAAAAATCCAGGGACGTCTGGAGCCTTGCCACATCGATGAGCTTTCTCAGGGAGAAGTCGTCATAAAAACCCACTACTCCAGCATCAATTACAAAGATGCCCTTGCGGCCACCGGAAAAGGAAAAATTCTCAAGAAATTTCCGCTCATTGGAGGAATTGACGTTTCCGGCGAAATCATCGCTTCGCAAGGCCCCCAGTTTACCGCAGGACAACTCGTCCTTGTCACTGGATGTGGACTGGGTGAGGTTTCAGATGGCGGCTACAGCGAATACGTCCGGGTGCCAGCGGCTTGGGTCGTCCCACTCTCTGATGGCCTGACTCCCAAGGAAGCAATGATTTTGGGGACTGCTGGTTTTACAGCAGCACTGTGCCTGTCTCGACTGGAAGCGAATGGGCAAAAGCCCGATATGGGACCCCTCCTGGTGACCGGAGCCAGCGGTGGAGTTGGCATGACTGCCATCCAGATTCTCTCCCAGTCAGGCTATGAGGTTATTGCCGTATCAGGCAAACAGGAGGCGGGTGATTTACTCAAATCACTGGGGGCAAATGAGGTTATTTCGCCTTTCGAACTCAACTTGGGAAATCGCCCTCTTGAAAAGGTCCGCTGGGCTGGAGCTATTGATAACGTCGGAGGATCATTGCTGAGCCGTCTCCTTGCCCACATCCATCTTTGGGGCAACATCGCAAGTGTCGGAATGGCAGAGGATTTTCAACTCAACACGACTGTGTTTCCCATGATCCTACGTGGTGTTAGCCTTCTCGGCATCAGCTCCACCAACTGCCCTGCCAAATTAAGACTTGAATTATGGAATAAGCTCAGCACCGAGTGGAAGCCTAAACTTCTCTCTTTGATCCACTGCCAAACGCTCAGGCTTCGAGACCTTGAGGGCGGATTCGAGAAAATCCTTGAGCGCCGAAACATCGGGCGAATTCTCGTCAGCTTCAGACCAGAATGA
- a CDS encoding M20/M25/M40 family metallo-hydrolase: MTRWRSILFFIVALMGQISFGMATKIEKFQESDFVGPIRQLTFAGARSGEGYYRRDGKHIVFQSERDADNPFYQIYLMNLRDGSSRRISPGIGKTTCAWIHPNQDKVIFASTHLDPRAHQKQKEELEIRASGKKRPYSWDYDENYDLFVSDFGGQNTKRLTSTKGYDAEASFSPDGGWIVFASNRSGYLEKLSEEDSKKFASDPSYEMDLYLMRSDGTDLKRLTTTKGYDGGPFFNADGTKITWRRFSPDGRSSEIFTMNFDGSNVQQLTQFGQVSWAPFYHPSGDYLIFSANLSGGHNFELFLVRADGQGSVVQVSEHEGFDGLAVFSPDGGELAWTSGRGFQGKPQIVRAKWNDQAARKALGLPKEGMSLPYIQSQAGIDRLGFEAHVRYLSSQKLAGRLTGSEGERLAAEYIERIFKSLGLEPLRGSKSFRHPFEFTQKVEMGRESGLKLQFANQERVLEIEKDWIPLAFSATGEISAAEGVFAGYGLRVPALGGFAGYDSYRDLNVKGKWVVVFRYFPDGTDAIQKQQISRYSTLRDKAMLARDLGAKGLVLVSGPNSKVKRQLIDFSSDEISGSMSFPVISVSDEVASQLLSHSQRDLKLYQEELDSGKSVSSIEMGKIEWEGKIVLSKVKAEGFNVLARLPGLSREAVVIGAHYDHLGRGHRMNSLAKTDEQGLIHLGADDNASGVAGVLEIADELASQYSKGKRAPRDVIFALWSGEELGTLGSSQFVSEFVSNKKIKIQSYLNMDMIGRSNGQLIIQGIGSSAAWESIIEKAVPPSSLSVVLQADPYLPTDSTALYLAKVPVVNFFTGAHEDYHTPRDQADKISYDQSTEIVGIVHRVAAELMTRKSSMPYSEVTAKPGTSSRKLRIYLGTIPNYADGSGDGLLLSGVQKGGPGEKAGLQPGDRVVEMAGHRVENIYDYTNALDRLEIGKESPILIKRKNRVVNLKIVPESRD; this comes from the coding sequence ATGACTCGCTGGAGATCGATCCTATTTTTTATTGTGGCATTGATGGGTCAAATATCTTTTGGCATGGCGACAAAAATTGAGAAGTTCCAGGAGTCAGATTTTGTGGGACCGATCCGCCAACTGACCTTTGCCGGTGCTCGAAGCGGAGAAGGCTACTATCGCAGGGATGGAAAGCACATCGTATTTCAAAGTGAAAGAGATGCTGACAATCCGTTCTACCAGATTTATTTAATGAATTTACGTGATGGATCTTCGCGCCGAATTTCGCCAGGCATTGGCAAAACGACCTGTGCCTGGATTCACCCAAATCAGGACAAAGTCATTTTTGCTTCAACTCACCTGGATCCCCGGGCTCATCAAAAACAGAAAGAAGAATTAGAAATCCGAGCTTCGGGAAAAAAGCGTCCCTATTCTTGGGATTACGATGAAAACTACGATTTATTTGTTTCTGATTTTGGCGGTCAGAACACGAAGCGCCTGACAAGCACAAAAGGGTATGATGCGGAAGCTTCCTTTTCTCCGGACGGAGGGTGGATCGTCTTCGCTTCGAATAGGTCAGGATATCTCGAAAAACTTTCTGAGGAGGATTCTAAAAAATTTGCTTCCGATCCTTCCTATGAAATGGACCTCTATTTGATGCGCTCTGACGGGACAGATTTGAAGCGACTCACGACGACGAAAGGTTATGACGGCGGACCATTTTTTAATGCTGACGGAACCAAAATTACATGGCGAAGATTTTCGCCTGATGGCCGAAGCAGTGAGATATTCACAATGAACTTCGATGGTTCCAATGTTCAACAGTTGACTCAGTTTGGTCAGGTATCATGGGCTCCTTTTTATCATCCTTCAGGTGATTACCTGATTTTTTCTGCCAACTTAAGTGGCGGTCATAATTTCGAACTATTTCTGGTCAGAGCAGATGGTCAAGGTTCTGTTGTGCAAGTGAGTGAACATGAGGGATTTGATGGCTTGGCCGTTTTTAGCCCAGATGGAGGAGAGCTTGCTTGGACTTCTGGACGCGGCTTTCAGGGGAAACCCCAGATTGTTCGTGCCAAGTGGAATGACCAAGCCGCTCGCAAGGCCTTGGGATTGCCTAAAGAAGGAATGAGTCTGCCATACATCCAATCTCAAGCCGGCATTGATCGACTGGGATTCGAAGCCCACGTCCGGTATTTAAGTTCACAGAAGCTGGCTGGTCGCTTGACTGGATCAGAGGGAGAAAGGTTGGCTGCTGAGTACATAGAGCGAATCTTTAAGTCTTTGGGCTTAGAACCATTGAGGGGTTCAAAATCCTTTCGGCATCCGTTTGAATTTACTCAAAAAGTCGAGATGGGAAGGGAGAGCGGGCTGAAATTGCAGTTTGCAAATCAGGAGCGTGTTTTAGAAATAGAAAAGGATTGGATTCCACTGGCTTTTTCTGCAACGGGTGAAATTTCGGCCGCCGAAGGAGTATTTGCTGGCTACGGATTGAGAGTTCCGGCTCTTGGTGGTTTTGCTGGTTATGATTCTTATCGTGATTTAAACGTGAAGGGGAAATGGGTTGTGGTTTTTCGATATTTCCCCGATGGAACCGATGCAATTCAAAAACAACAGATCTCGCGTTACTCCACCTTGCGGGACAAGGCAATGCTTGCTCGTGATCTTGGGGCCAAAGGATTGGTTTTGGTGAGTGGTCCCAATTCGAAGGTAAAGAGGCAATTGATCGATTTTAGTTCAGACGAAATCTCGGGTTCAATGAGTTTTCCCGTTATTTCAGTCTCAGATGAAGTTGCTTCCCAATTGTTGAGCCATAGTCAGCGCGATTTAAAACTCTATCAGGAAGAATTGGATAGCGGAAAATCTGTTTCTTCGATTGAAATGGGAAAAATAGAATGGGAAGGAAAAATTGTTTTGAGCAAAGTCAAAGCAGAAGGATTTAATGTTTTGGCTCGCCTTCCGGGTCTTTCGCGAGAGGCGGTGGTCATTGGGGCTCATTACGATCATTTGGGTCGAGGTCATCGCATGAATTCTTTGGCAAAAACTGATGAGCAAGGTTTGATCCATCTTGGGGCAGACGACAATGCCTCCGGCGTCGCAGGTGTTTTGGAGATTGCTGATGAATTAGCGAGCCAGTATTCTAAGGGCAAGAGAGCCCCTCGGGACGTCATTTTTGCTCTTTGGTCTGGAGAAGAATTGGGCACTTTGGGATCAAGTCAGTTTGTTTCGGAGTTTGTCAGCAACAAGAAGATAAAGATACAGTCTTACCTGAACATGGATATGATCGGTCGGTCTAATGGCCAATTAATTATTCAAGGCATTGGTTCGAGTGCAGCTTGGGAAAGCATCATCGAGAAAGCAGTGCCTCCTTCTTCACTATCTGTGGTCCTTCAGGCGGATCCGTATTTGCCAACAGATTCAACCGCCCTCTATTTGGCGAAAGTTCCAGTGGTTAATTTTTTCACCGGAGCGCATGAAGACTATCACACACCAAGGGATCAGGCGGACAAAATCAGTTATGATCAATCCACTGAAATCGTCGGCATTGTCCATAGAGTCGCGGCCGAACTCATGACAAGAAAGAGTTCAATGCCCTATTCAGAAGTAACGGCTAAACCGGGCACGAGTTCGCGCAAGCTGAGAATATATCTTGGTACAATTCCGAACTATGCCGACGGCTCTGGAGACGGGCTTTTGCTAAGTGGGGTCCAAAAGGGAGGGCCAGGAGAGAAGGCGGGGCTCCAGCCGGGCGATAGAGTTGTAGAGATGGCCGGACACCGAGTTGAGAATATTTATGACTATACAAACGCACTCGATCGTTTAGAGATTGGAAAGGAATCTCCCATCTTGATAAAACGCAAGAATCGGGTTGTGAATCTTAAAATCGTTCCGGAAAGCCGGGACTAG
- a CDS encoding low molecular weight phosphotyrosine protein phosphatase: MKVRLLFVCLGNICRSPAAEGIFLSMAKKEGIDQRISVDSAGTSAFHSGQPADTRMRRHSQERGYHLPSLARQFDPLRDFDNFDYILTMDESNYDNVIEWAPSEAAKAKVYPMISFCRIHKVPHVPDPYHDGEDGFRLVLDILEDSCSQLLKRVLQDLKTQD; encoded by the coding sequence GTGAAAGTGAGATTGTTGTTTGTGTGCCTTGGAAATATCTGCAGAAGTCCGGCTGCTGAAGGAATTTTCCTTTCCATGGCAAAAAAGGAAGGAATTGACCAGAGAATCAGTGTCGATTCAGCGGGAACTTCGGCTTTCCACTCGGGTCAACCCGCTGATACAAGAATGCGCCGTCACTCTCAGGAACGAGGCTATCATCTCCCCTCTCTGGCACGGCAGTTTGATCCCCTTCGAGACTTTGATAATTTCGATTACATCCTGACCATGGATGAATCAAACTACGACAACGTTATTGAGTGGGCACCTTCTGAAGCAGCAAAAGCCAAAGTTTATCCTATGATTAGTTTCTGTCGAATCCACAAAGTACCTCACGTGCCCGATCCCTACCATGACGGCGAAGATGGCTTTCGACTGGTTTTAGATATCCTCGAAGACAGTTGCAGCCAACTTCTGAAGCGAGTGCTCCAAGACCTCAAAACACAAGATTGA
- a CDS encoding DUF2914 domain-containing protein, producing the protein MVNTSTLKQPKLAVPPSVHKFWLRNEKFLAAEFFFAGFIFDIITLQRIDDWLNIAQQGLFIAIILGFLVLYTRRWEPSQAWPPYLRKAWDYNLEAFHFMFGSLLSGFTVFYFKSSSIFVSFGFLLVLIGLLVANELKRFKELEIPFKWALFALCLLSYLLYVVPIVLGFVGLTTFLISWILTLGSIGLIVVYLRKQKDIAVKIEKVVVLPSTAILAVFAIAYWLQLVPPVPLSIKYMGIYHQVQRTPDGRYELLHQKPWWKFWQNGDQVFMASPGDKIFCYFRLYSPAKFKDEIRLHWLKKDPLRGWESQDKVPLRVSGGREEGFRGFGTKANYEPGNWRVQVETTEGREIGRVYFEIRTASSSEERQFEIESQ; encoded by the coding sequence GTGGTTAACACCTCAACTTTGAAACAACCCAAACTTGCTGTTCCTCCTTCTGTGCATAAATTCTGGCTAAGAAATGAAAAGTTCTTGGCTGCAGAATTTTTTTTTGCGGGATTTATCTTTGATATCATCACTCTTCAACGCATCGATGATTGGCTGAATATTGCCCAACAGGGTCTTTTCATAGCAATCATACTCGGTTTCCTCGTTCTCTATACTCGTCGATGGGAACCCTCCCAGGCCTGGCCTCCTTACCTGCGAAAGGCTTGGGACTACAACCTGGAGGCTTTTCATTTCATGTTTGGAAGCCTGCTGAGCGGCTTTACCGTGTTTTACTTCAAAAGCAGTTCCATTTTTGTATCGTTTGGGTTTCTCCTTGTGTTGATTGGACTTCTCGTTGCAAATGAATTGAAAAGATTCAAGGAGCTGGAAATCCCATTTAAGTGGGCGCTCTTTGCCTTGTGCCTGCTCTCTTACCTTTTGTATGTGGTTCCAATTGTTCTTGGTTTTGTTGGCCTCACCACCTTTCTTATTTCCTGGATTTTGACATTGGGATCCATCGGACTGATCGTGGTCTACCTTCGGAAGCAAAAGGATATTGCCGTAAAAATTGAAAAGGTCGTTGTTCTCCCCTCAACTGCAATACTGGCCGTCTTTGCGATCGCTTACTGGCTTCAATTGGTTCCTCCAGTTCCCCTTTCTATAAAATACATGGGGATTTATCATCAGGTTCAGCGAACCCCAGACGGCAGATATGAGTTGCTCCATCAGAAACCGTGGTGGAAATTCTGGCAAAATGGAGACCAAGTCTTCATGGCCTCCCCTGGAGACAAGATTTTCTGCTATTTTCGACTCTATTCTCCAGCGAAATTCAAAGATGAAATTCGCCTCCATTGGTTAAAAAAGGATCCACTCCGAGGCTGGGAGAGCCAGGACAAAGTCCCTTTGAGGGTCAGCGGAGGTCGAGAAGAAGGCTTTCGGGGCTTTGGTACAAAAGCAAATTATGAGCCTGGCAATTGGCGCGTGCAGGTCGAGACAACAGAGGGTCGGGAGATAGGGAGAGTGTATTTTGAAATCAGAACTGCTTCCTCTTCAGAAGAACGCCAATTTGAAATTGAAAGTCAGTAA
- a CDS encoding dienelactone hydrolase family protein, with amino-acid sequence MSSTKKRLQRIGSLDCVYLPGEEAGPLVVFFHGYGADCWDLISISESLDLPGATWVFPNGIIEVPIGPGWMGRAWTEIDTEAFNLALASGVPRDLSSVRLTGMDRALDASLGFFKSLGVEDHSHLIVGGFSQGAMLTIETILSSSLPVSAAVILSGTLTDEENWRQKAAHRQPVQFFQSHGTQDSVLGFAGAQKLEQLLRKANWKGHLRSFKGGHEIPPVVVNDLQAFLLARIKDSGKLGQ; translated from the coding sequence ATGTCCTCAACAAAAAAAAGGCTGCAAAGAATAGGTTCTCTTGACTGCGTGTACCTTCCCGGAGAAGAGGCTGGCCCTTTGGTCGTATTTTTTCACGGCTATGGTGCGGATTGTTGGGATTTGATCTCAATCAGTGAATCTCTTGATCTGCCTGGTGCAACTTGGGTTTTCCCGAACGGAATTATTGAAGTTCCTATTGGTCCTGGATGGATGGGGCGAGCTTGGACCGAAATAGATACGGAGGCATTCAATCTCGCTCTTGCTTCCGGGGTTCCTCGTGACCTTAGCTCCGTGCGCTTAACAGGAATGGATCGGGCGCTTGATGCGAGCCTCGGTTTTTTTAAATCTCTCGGGGTTGAAGATCATTCCCATCTGATCGTGGGAGGGTTTAGTCAGGGAGCGATGCTGACGATCGAGACCATACTGTCTTCATCTTTGCCGGTTTCGGCGGCAGTCATATTGTCCGGTACTTTGACAGATGAAGAGAATTGGCGTCAAAAGGCCGCTCACCGGCAACCCGTTCAATTTTTTCAATCCCACGGTACTCAAGATTCGGTCTTGGGATTTGCGGGTGCTCAGAAGCTCGAGCAGCTATTGCGAAAAGCTAATTGGAAGGGGCATCTGCGTAGCTTCAAGGGAGGACATGAGATTCCCCCTGTGGTAGTCAATGACCTTCAAGCCTTTTTACTCGCCAGAATTAAGGACAGCGGTAAGCTTGGCCAGTGA
- a CDS encoding MerC domain-containing protein: MKSEIKPILDFESPLELESPPWDLWGLFLSTLCLVHCLLTPVIVLILPSLVPNWLRAEGHSHNWFFFGLVFIAGLSVAASFRRHRRWNASAWLVCGLIIVGIATFVLDGNWEYGMSLVGSLALLRGHYLNRKYCKLCEKLPVKPVCCSDTVPNLPPTKEQILDKI; this comes from the coding sequence ATGAAGAGTGAAATTAAGCCGATACTGGATTTTGAGTCGCCGCTAGAATTGGAGTCGCCGCCCTGGGATTTGTGGGGGTTGTTTTTATCTACTCTCTGTCTTGTGCACTGTTTGTTGACCCCTGTTATTGTTTTAATTTTACCAAGTTTAGTTCCGAACTGGCTGAGAGCAGAAGGTCACAGCCATAATTGGTTCTTTTTCGGCTTGGTTTTTATCGCGGGCCTTTCTGTAGCGGCCAGCTTTCGGCGACACCGTCGTTGGAATGCTTCGGCTTGGCTTGTCTGTGGCCTCATAATTGTAGGTATTGCCACATTTGTTTTGGATGGCAACTGGGAGTATGGCATGAGCCTCGTGGGGAGTTTGGCTCTGTTGCGGGGTCACTACCTGAATAGAAAATACTGCAAGCTTTGTGAAAAACTGCCGGTAAAGCCAGTCTGTTGCTCCGATACAGTCCCAAATTTGCCCCCAACCAAAGAGCAAATTTTAGACAAAATCTAA